The bacterium genome includes a window with the following:
- a CDS encoding HDOD domain-containing protein, with protein MSAGKSLLQRVEDRIAAGDVALPTPNQLAARLQGITRDPDFDLQEVVALVSQDAVLTAEILRVANSSFYGGLTEIRTVRDAAVRLGAPELVRLTVLATQKGDYTVASSVLKPFVGPLWDHAAAVALGAGWLAKRLGFSDLQNEAFVAGLLHDIGGLVLVKALDEIAKDAEEPLRISESLFQEIYLAAHAKEGYALVESWDLPDVYAEVVRDHHAEDLADRGTLVNLVALADKVARRLAIGIESDPSLVPAAAEEAHTLGASDIMLAELAILLEDVAQGRRVPAV; from the coding sequence AGTCCCTGCTCCAACGCGTCGAGGACCGCATCGCCGCCGGCGACGTCGCCCTGCCCACGCCGAACCAGCTCGCGGCCCGCCTGCAGGGGATCACCCGCGACCCCGACTTCGACCTGCAGGAGGTGGTCGCGCTGGTGTCGCAGGACGCGGTGCTCACGGCCGAGATCCTGCGCGTGGCCAACAGCTCGTTCTACGGCGGGCTCACCGAGATCCGCACCGTCCGCGACGCCGCCGTGCGCCTCGGCGCCCCGGAGCTCGTGCGGCTGACCGTGCTGGCCACCCAGAAGGGCGACTACACGGTGGCGTCGTCGGTGCTGAAGCCCTTCGTGGGACCATTGTGGGACCACGCCGCGGCCGTGGCCCTCGGCGCGGGGTGGCTGGCGAAGCGTCTCGGGTTCAGCGACCTGCAGAACGAGGCCTTCGTGGCGGGCCTGCTGCACGACATCGGGGGGCTGGTGCTCGTGAAGGCCCTCGACGAGATCGCGAAGGACGCCGAGGAACCCCTGCGGATCTCCGAGTCCCTGTTCCAGGAGATCTACCTCGCGGCCCACGCGAAGGAAGGGTACGCCCTGGTCGAGAGCTGGGACCTGCCGGACGTCTACGCCGAGGTGGTGCGCGATCACCACGCGGAGGATCTGGCCGATCGCGGGACCCTGGTGAACCTCGTCGCCCTGGCGGACAAGGTCGCCCGCCGGCTCGCCATCGGCATCGAGTCGGACCCGTCGCTGGTGCCGGCGGCCGCGGAGGAGGCCCACACCCTCGGCGCCTCGGACATCATGCTGGCCGAGCTGGCGATCCTGCTCGAGGACGTGGCCCAGGGGCGCCGGGTGCCCGCCGTCTGA